The Montipora capricornis isolate CH-2021 chromosome 6, ASM3666992v2, whole genome shotgun sequence genome has a window encoding:
- the LOC138050695 gene encoding palmitoyl-protein thioesterase ABHD10, mitochondrial-like, with the protein MTKANVWNLAFARTAAIHLKRMSSTAESEVQYISSISGEPIAFRQSLGKHPGVVFLPGLMSNMEGTKATALERYCREIGHSYVRFDYRGHGMSGGKSEECTIGMRKEDVLTILDNVAKGPQILVGSSLGGWVMLLVAMARPGQIKGLLGVASAVDFLCRHYDRLPDSSKKDVESTGKWVIPSQYSPNEPYVLDLNVIQEARKYILPEGEVYPVHCPVRLIHGMQDKDVPYQVSLDLVKRLASSDVRVTLIKDGTHRLSDELNVQLLTGTLGCLIKHLNL; encoded by the exons ATGACTAAGGCCAACGTTTGGAACTTGGCTTTCGCTCGGACAGCAGCTATACATTTGAAGAGAATGAGTTCCACTGCCGAGTCAGAAGTTCAGTATATATCTTCGATTTCTGGCGAGCCCATAGCCTTTCGACAAAGCTTAGGGAAACATCCTGGAGTAGTATTTTTGCCTGGATTAATGTCAAACATGGAGGGAACAAAAGCCACGGCTTTGGAACGGTACTGTAGAGAAATAGGACATTCTTACGTCAGATTTGACTACAGGGGACATGGCATGTCTGGTGGGAAAAGCGAAGAATGTACAATCGGAATGAGGAAGGAGGATGTGTTGACAATTCTAGACAATGTAGCCAAGG GTCCTCAGATTCTTGTTGGCTCAAGTCTTGGAGGATGGGTTATGTTGCTTGTTGCCATGGCAAGACCTGGTCAAATCAAAGGTCTTCTTGGAGTTGCCAGTGCTGTCGACTTCTTATGTAGGCATTATGATAGGCTTCCTGATAGCTCCAAAAAAGATGTGGAATCTACTGGAAAATGGGTCATACCATCACAGTACAGCCCAAATGAACCTTATGTTTTGGATTTAAATGTTATACAAGAAGCTCGCAAGTACATTTTGCCAGAGGGTGAAGTGTACCCTGTTCACTGTCCAGTGCGTCTTATCCATGGAATGCAAGACAAAGATGTACCATACCAGGTTTCACTTGATCTGGTCAAGCGACTTGCAAGCAGTGATGTTCGTGTGACACTCATAAAAGACGGCACTCATAGATTATCTGATGAACTTAATGTCCAGTTGTTAACTGGAACACTGGGATGTTTGATTAAACATTTGAACTTGTGA